A genome region from endosymbiont of Acanthamoeba sp. UWC8 includes the following:
- a CDS encoding TAXI family TRAP transporter solute-binding subunit, which yields MKRVVWFCFVSLFINIGTVACAQNAPTYLPPINLPGQKTDEQMNNRQNESSSPEVIIKPSGSEQPKQESITQGIRQTFSTLKNSVSKPINTPNTNIKELDKLSKIDLKKPYIDDNLITIGTGPITGVYYPAGGAICRMMNRKRNETGLRCAVESSPGSIYNLAALRNAEMDFAIVQSDWQEYAFDGTYIFEKQGPFEKLRYVLSLHNEAFTMVVRKDSKIVKLDDIQGKVVNIGNLGTGARATMEALMSIKGWSISTFKSATELKPEEQIEALCNRKIDVMVVLAGHPSGMLQDAMSMCDTKILNVDDLLVRDFVAKNYEYSMTKIPGGLYVGETEDINTFGLKALLLTTTDTSSEIVYEVTKSVFEDLSNFKKLHPVFVNLEPSAMINEGRAIPIHPGAMKYYQEKGYVK from the coding sequence ATGAAAAGAGTTGTTTGGTTTTGCTTTGTAAGCTTATTTATAAATATCGGAACTGTAGCTTGCGCACAGAACGCACCAACATACTTACCTCCGATTAATCTGCCGGGGCAGAAAACTGATGAGCAAATGAATAACCGACAAAACGAATCATCAAGCCCTGAAGTTATAATTAAGCCGAGCGGTTCGGAGCAGCCTAAGCAGGAAAGTATTACTCAAGGTATCCGCCAAACCTTTTCAACTTTGAAAAATAGTGTAAGTAAACCGATTAACACACCTAATACCAATATAAAAGAATTAGATAAATTATCAAAAATTGATTTAAAAAAGCCCTATATTGATGATAACTTAATTACTATAGGAACCGGGCCTATAACCGGGGTATATTACCCGGCAGGAGGAGCAATCTGCCGCATGATGAACCGAAAAAGAAATGAGACGGGCTTAAGATGTGCCGTTGAGTCATCGCCGGGTTCAATATATAATCTTGCAGCGCTAAGAAATGCGGAAATGGATTTTGCAATTGTTCAATCCGATTGGCAGGAATATGCTTTTGACGGTACATATATATTTGAAAAGCAAGGACCGTTTGAAAAGCTAAGATATGTTCTGTCATTACACAACGAAGCTTTTACTATGGTAGTTAGGAAAGATTCCAAAATTGTAAAACTGGATGACATTCAAGGTAAGGTAGTAAATATCGGTAATCTTGGCACAGGCGCCAGAGCTACTATGGAAGCGCTCATGAGCATTAAGGGTTGGAGCATTTCGACATTTAAAAGTGCAACCGAACTTAAGCCTGAAGAGCAAATTGAAGCATTATGTAATAGAAAAATAGATGTTATGGTGGTTTTAGCCGGTCACCCGAGCGGAATGCTCCAGGATGCAATGAGTATGTGCGATACAAAAATACTGAATGTTGATGATCTTTTAGTAAGAGATTTTGTGGCTAAAAACTATGAATATTCCATGACTAAAATTCCCGGCGGATTATATGTAGGTGAGACGGAAGATATCAACACTTTTGGACTAAAAGCATTACTTCTGACTACTACCGATACAAGTTCGGAAATCGTATATGAAGTGACCAAATCAGTATTTGAGGATCTAAGTAACTTTAAAAAACTTCATCCAGTATTTGTTAACTTAGAGCCGAGTGCTATGATTAATGAAGGCCGTGCTATACCGATTCATCCCGGTGCAATGAAATATTATCAGGAAAAAGGATACGTCAAATAG
- a CDS encoding DsbA family protein, which produces MLRNKIFKVFALFLTLHPLSLTAQEPDYATKKTKEEVLTIKKGDFLLGNKDAKVKVFEYSSLSCPHCATFHENIFPVIKENYIDTGKIAYVMRDFPTNHPATLATMLIHCSGERKFQFIETLFKTQRVWAFNISYKEKLHNIAKLGGISDEDYNKCINDKKKTDEVLENAYQAVGALKLDATPVFFINGKKLEGLLPYSKFADVVEAELVK; this is translated from the coding sequence ATGTTAAGGAATAAAATTTTTAAAGTATTTGCATTATTTCTAACTCTTCATCCTTTGAGCTTAACCGCACAAGAGCCAGATTATGCGACCAAGAAAACAAAAGAGGAAGTTTTAACCATTAAAAAAGGTGATTTTTTGCTAGGTAATAAAGATGCTAAAGTTAAAGTTTTTGAATATTCCTCGTTATCCTGCCCTCATTGTGCTACATTTCATGAAAATATATTTCCTGTAATTAAAGAGAATTATATTGATACTGGTAAAATTGCCTATGTTATGCGTGATTTTCCGACCAACCACCCGGCTACTCTTGCTACCATGCTGATTCACTGCTCGGGGGAAAGAAAATTTCAATTTATAGAAACCTTATTTAAAACCCAAAGAGTTTGGGCATTCAATATTTCTTATAAAGAGAAGTTACATAATATTGCAAAACTCGGCGGTATATCTGATGAAGACTATAATAAATGCATCAATGATAAAAAGAAAACTGATGAAGTGCTTGAGAATGCTTACCAAGCTGTAGGAGCGTTAAAGCTTGATGCTACTCCGGTGTTCTTCATTAACGGTAAAAAGCTTGAAGGTTTATTACCTTACAGCAAGTTTGCCGATGTGGTTGAAGCTGAGTTGGTGAAATAA
- a CDS encoding mechanosensitive ion channel family protein codes for MSKSYFNDLFTYAENWVTDNYWILLEITLIILGCYFSNKIFSHFLYRLKIISKRTKAFWDDALLISIEKPIKLAIWLIGFTFIFDAVNHEIKINLLKFAPLIRNISVIAIVSWIAISFTSAFENNCIKGTKKTRFDRFTADITAKIFKVTVITIAGLAILESFGFNISGIIALGGIGGAALAFASQSLLSNFFGTAIIYLDKPFAIGENILIKGENLRGTVEEIGWRITMIRTMEQVPVYVQNSVFSKDSIINYSRVTHRKISEKIGITTLDINQVEIITQDIKNFLELHADIDNEFKIIVALTDFGQEFVELLVDAVIKLRDTKDFPNIRQEVMIGVFNVLKKHQCQVVFSNDNKALLARI; via the coding sequence ATGAGCAAATCCTACTTTAACGACCTTTTCACTTATGCAGAAAACTGGGTAACTGATAATTATTGGATACTTCTTGAAATAACATTGATTATTTTAGGCTGCTATTTTTCTAATAAAATCTTTTCCCATTTTTTATATAGGCTTAAGATAATTTCGAAAAGAACCAAAGCTTTTTGGGATGATGCGTTACTTATCAGCATAGAAAAGCCGATAAAGCTTGCTATATGGTTAATTGGTTTCACCTTTATATTTGATGCTGTAAACCATGAGATAAAAATTAATTTATTGAAGTTTGCCCCCTTAATTAGAAACATATCCGTTATTGCCATCGTAAGCTGGATAGCGATCAGCTTTACTTCTGCATTTGAAAACAACTGTATTAAGGGCACTAAAAAAACCAGGTTTGATAGGTTTACCGCTGATATAACGGCTAAGATCTTTAAAGTTACAGTCATTACTATTGCAGGGTTAGCAATATTAGAAAGCTTCGGTTTTAACATCAGCGGTATAATTGCTTTGGGAGGTATCGGGGGTGCAGCCTTAGCTTTTGCATCACAAAGCTTGCTTTCCAACTTTTTTGGTACCGCGATAATTTATCTTGATAAGCCTTTTGCTATAGGAGAAAACATTCTGATTAAAGGGGAGAATCTTAGAGGAACGGTTGAGGAAATCGGCTGGAGGATTACTATGATACGCACCATGGAACAAGTTCCGGTCTATGTACAAAATTCAGTTTTTTCAAAAGACTCAATTATTAACTACTCAAGAGTTACTCATAGAAAAATTAGTGAAAAAATTGGGATAACCACACTTGATATTAATCAGGTGGAGATTATTACCCAGGATATTAAAAACTTTCTTGAGTTACATGCCGATATAGATAATGAGTTTAAAATTATAGTAGCACTAACAGATTTTGGCCAAGAATTTGTTGAATTACTTGTCGATGCGGTAATAAAACTAAGAGATACGAAAGATTTTCCTAACATAAGGCAAGAAGTTATGATCGGAGTATTCAACGTTTTAAAGAAACATCAATGCCAGGTCGTCTTCTCGAATGATAATAAAGCCTTATTGGCTAGAATCTAG
- the polA gene encoding DNA polymerase I, with translation MKKLCLIDGYGFVFRAYHSLPPLTRADGMPISCVYGFCNMLSKFLSNDKSDYLAVVLDSGKKNFRHDMFPQYKANRPQLPDDLIVQFPLIRETIEAFNIISLEADGYEADDLIAAYASDALKQGMEVKIISSDKDLMQLVCDNLKLSDPIKNIEIGEEQVVAKLGVKPYQVADYLALIGDSSDNIPGAKGIGPKTAIELLSKFETLDNIYANINNIEKDRLKSLLIESKDIVYLSKDLTNLKRSYNIDCDLDELKIKEPDNEKLAKYLYEQGFKSLVSKFIKEKTTSIKLTQPKRNENFIKIEKLSEIKSHIEQIIREGKVSIFDNGNTFYFSYDNSNYEIHYSNNSRQESFLESESINYNDIVKEFKELFEATYVLKIVINAKELYKKLYCLNIELKAFDDIAQISYSLETGKHSCELNDLIRVYLGEEASHNSVTILRIYDNLQERLLHEKQFYLYESIEKPLSPILAKMEIKGVKVDGTFLKNLSQEFKLRLSELEKEIFKEVGREFLLSSPKQLGEVLFTELGIKGGKKSKSGTFSTGADILEKLSDQGYDIADKILVWRQFSKLINTYTDALPNSINPKTGRVHTTFMMTLTNTGRLSSRDPNLQNIPIRSDEGQKIRKAFVADKDHLIISADYSQIELRLLAHIADIQALKQAFHDKQDIHAITASQIFGVALKDVDSNLRRQAKTINFGIVYGISAFGLAKRLDISQYEAKDYIDKYFKQYPGIKEYMDETIEYAKTHGYVKNLLGRKCYINGINDKNYSMRGFAERAAINAPLQSGNADIIKKAMVHMPESIQDCMVLQIHDELLFEIPENKLEDYSKVIKRVMEGVCKISVPLEVEVHSARNWGK, from the coding sequence ATGAAAAAATTATGTTTAATTGACGGGTACGGTTTTGTTTTTAGAGCTTACCATTCATTACCTCCGTTAACCAGAGCCGACGGTATGCCTATTTCCTGCGTATACGGGTTCTGTAACATGCTTTCTAAATTTCTTTCCAATGATAAGTCGGATTATTTAGCTGTCGTGTTGGATTCAGGTAAAAAAAATTTTAGACATGATATGTTTCCTCAATATAAAGCTAACCGTCCTCAGCTACCTGATGATTTAATTGTGCAATTTCCCCTTATTCGAGAAACGATTGAAGCATTTAACATTATCTCATTGGAAGCGGATGGCTACGAAGCTGATGATTTAATAGCCGCATATGCGAGTGACGCCTTAAAGCAAGGAATGGAAGTAAAAATCATTTCTTCCGATAAAGATTTGATGCAACTTGTATGCGATAATTTAAAGCTTTCCGACCCGATTAAAAATATTGAGATAGGAGAGGAGCAGGTAGTCGCCAAATTAGGGGTTAAGCCGTATCAGGTAGCGGATTACTTAGCCTTAATAGGAGATAGTTCGGATAATATTCCCGGAGCAAAAGGAATTGGGCCTAAAACAGCAATAGAGCTGTTATCCAAGTTTGAAACTTTGGATAATATATATGCAAACATTAATAATATTGAAAAAGATAGGCTTAAGAGCCTATTAATTGAGAGTAAGGATATAGTTTATCTCTCTAAAGATTTAACAAACCTAAAGAGAAGCTATAATATTGATTGTGATCTTGATGAACTAAAAATAAAAGAGCCTGATAATGAAAAGTTAGCTAAATACTTATATGAACAGGGGTTTAAATCTTTAGTAAGTAAATTTATTAAAGAAAAAACTACAAGCATCAAGCTTACGCAACCAAAAAGGAATGAAAACTTTATTAAAATCGAAAAGCTAAGCGAAATAAAGAGCCATATTGAGCAAATTATAAGAGAAGGGAAGGTTAGTATTTTTGATAACGGCAATACTTTCTATTTCTCTTACGATAACTCTAATTATGAGATACATTATAGTAATAATAGCCGACAGGAAAGCTTCCTTGAAAGTGAGTCAATAAACTATAATGATATAGTCAAAGAATTTAAGGAGCTTTTCGAAGCAACTTATGTGCTGAAAATAGTTATAAATGCAAAAGAATTATATAAAAAATTATATTGCTTAAATATTGAGCTTAAAGCTTTTGATGATATTGCGCAGATATCTTATTCGCTTGAAACCGGAAAGCATTCATGTGAACTTAATGATTTAATAAGAGTTTATCTGGGTGAAGAAGCATCTCATAACTCAGTAACTATATTAAGAATATATGATAATTTACAGGAAAGGCTTTTGCATGAAAAGCAGTTCTACTTATATGAAAGTATTGAAAAGCCACTCTCTCCTATACTTGCTAAAATGGAGATAAAAGGAGTTAAAGTTGACGGAACATTTTTAAAAAACCTATCTCAAGAATTTAAGCTAAGGTTGAGCGAACTGGAAAAAGAAATTTTTAAAGAAGTCGGGCGGGAATTCTTGCTTTCTTCACCGAAACAACTTGGGGAAGTTTTATTTACCGAGCTTGGCATTAAAGGAGGTAAAAAATCTAAATCCGGAACATTTTCAACAGGTGCCGATATTTTAGAAAAACTATCGGATCAAGGCTATGATATAGCAGATAAAATTTTGGTATGGCGACAATTTTCAAAGCTGATTAACACTTATACGGATGCGCTACCTAATTCAATAAACCCAAAAACCGGGCGGGTGCATACCACATTTATGATGACGCTGACCAATACCGGTAGGCTTTCATCCCGGGATCCGAATTTACAAAATATTCCGATCAGAAGCGATGAAGGGCAAAAAATCAGAAAAGCATTCGTTGCTGACAAAGACCATTTAATTATTTCTGCCGATTATTCACAAATAGAGCTAAGGCTACTTGCTCATATTGCGGATATTCAAGCCCTGAAACAAGCATTTCATGATAAGCAGGATATACATGCAATAACCGCAAGCCAAATATTTGGGGTTGCTTTAAAAGATGTAGATTCCAATCTGAGAAGGCAGGCTAAAACTATTAACTTCGGTATAGTTTACGGTATTAGTGCCTTTGGATTAGCCAAGCGTTTGGATATTTCGCAATATGAAGCTAAGGATTATATAGATAAATATTTTAAACAGTATCCGGGAATCAAAGAATATATGGATGAGACAATAGAATATGCAAAAACTCATGGGTATGTAAAAAATTTACTTGGCAGAAAGTGTTATATTAATGGTATTAATGATAAAAATTATTCTATGCGGGGATTTGCCGAACGCGCTGCAATTAATGCTCCTCTGCAAAGCGGCAATGCCGATATAATTAAGAAAGCAATGGTGCATATGCCTGAGTCAATTCAAGATTGCATGGTTTTGCAAATTCATGATGAACTGTTGTTTGAAATTCCGGAAAATAAACTTGAGGATTATTCTAAAGTTATAAAAAGAGTAATGGAAGGTGTATGCAAAATAAGCGTCCCTCTGGAGGTGGAGGTACATTCTGCACGCAATTGGGGGAAATGA
- a CDS encoding NUDIX hydrolase yields the protein MHRKKILELLNDYTSQHIEEVEYKNRIISFIKQNSDCFDRSNKAGHLTASAWLLDKSGDKALLMHHAKLNSWMQLGGHCDNDPDIISVALREAKEESGINGIELVSHAIFDIDVHYIPAFHTETSHNHYDIRFLLQVKSNEEVKINHESKELRWVSKNKSDLPTDSWSIVRMFNKWREFQ from the coding sequence GTGCATAGAAAAAAGATATTAGAATTACTTAATGACTACACCTCGCAACATATAGAAGAAGTTGAATATAAAAACCGAATTATTTCATTTATTAAACAAAACAGTGATTGTTTTGACCGATCTAACAAGGCAGGTCATCTTACCGCCTCAGCATGGCTTTTAGATAAGAGCGGTGATAAAGCATTACTTATGCACCATGCGAAGCTAAATTCATGGATGCAGCTTGGCGGACATTGTGATAATGACCCGGATATAATCTCAGTTGCATTGAGGGAAGCTAAAGAGGAATCCGGAATTAATGGTATTGAACTTGTTTCGCATGCAATCTTTGATATCGATGTTCATTATATTCCGGCATTTCATACTGAAACCAGTCACAATCATTATGATATTAGGTTTTTACTTCAAGTTAAAAGCAATGAAGAAGTAAAAATAAATCATGAATCTAAGGAACTTAGATGGGTGAGTAAAAATAAATCCGACCTCCCTACAGATTCCTGGTCAATTGTAAGGATGTTTAATAAGTGGAGAGAATTTCAATAA
- a CDS encoding CarD family transcriptional regulator, translated as MFQVASKKIFTVGDSVVYPSHGVGQITGEETQVIAGVEMKLYVITFAKDKMILRVPTSRAIKTGLRHLCNSDEFGAVMKSLKGKAKIVKGMWSKRAQEYENKINSGDAVAIAEVLRDLYRNIDDPDRSYSERQIYDAALDRLAQEYSAAANINKEEASNLIVDALNQAV; from the coding sequence ATGTTTCAAGTTGCAAGCAAAAAGATTTTTACTGTTGGGGATTCCGTAGTTTATCCCTCCCATGGCGTTGGGCAGATTACCGGTGAAGAAACTCAGGTGATTGCAGGAGTAGAGATGAAGCTTTATGTCATTACCTTTGCAAAAGATAAAATGATTCTTAGGGTTCCAACCTCAAGAGCTATCAAAACAGGTTTAAGGCACTTATGTAATTCAGATGAATTTGGTGCTGTGATGAAGAGCTTAAAAGGTAAAGCGAAAATAGTCAAAGGTATGTGGAGTAAGAGAGCACAAGAATACGAAAATAAAATTAATTCTGGGGATGCAGTAGCAATTGCGGAAGTTCTTAGAGATTTATACAGAAATATTGATGATCCTGATAGGTCTTATAGTGAAAGACAAATCTATGATGCCGCTTTAGACAGATTAGCTCAAGAATACTCGGCAGCAGCTAATATTAATAAAGAAGAAGCCAGTAACCTTATAGTTGATGCGTTAAACCAAGCAGTATAA
- a CDS encoding protein-L-isoaspartate O-methyltransferase family protein → MKDFNQARTNMVKNQVMTNNVFNHNILDAMQEVPRHEFIEGKWREMAYLDARLPLDKNRKMLEPAVFARMLDVCGVSKDDSVLDVACGSGYSTAIIAKLAKKVIGLESINSLAIKAADYVKKEGLNNVAIKSGNLLAGAPENAPYDIIIINGALNKAPDELLMQLKNKGKLVFIEHSSGIMKAVKYTLINSSYNKVELFDAYAELL, encoded by the coding sequence ATGAAAGATTTTAATCAAGCTAGAACCAACATGGTTAAAAACCAAGTTATGACAAATAATGTTTTTAATCATAATATACTTGATGCAATGCAAGAAGTACCAAGACATGAATTCATTGAGGGAAAGTGGAGAGAAATGGCTTACCTTGATGCTAGACTTCCTCTTGATAAAAACAGAAAAATGCTTGAACCTGCTGTATTCGCTAGAATGTTGGATGTTTGCGGGGTTAGTAAAGACGATTCAGTGCTGGATGTTGCATGCGGAAGCGGATACTCCACGGCTATTATAGCTAAGCTTGCAAAAAAAGTGATCGGTTTGGAATCGATTAACTCTCTTGCAATAAAAGCAGCAGACTACGTTAAAAAGGAAGGCTTAAACAATGTTGCAATTAAGAGTGGCAACTTATTAGCAGGTGCACCGGAAAATGCTCCCTATGATATTATAATTATAAACGGTGCTTTAAATAAAGCTCCCGACGAGCTATTAATGCAACTTAAAAACAAAGGTAAGTTAGTTTTTATTGAGCACAGTAGCGGAATAATGAAAGCCGTGAAATACACGCTTATCAACAGCTCATATAATAAAGTTGAGCTTTTTGATGCTTATGCAGAACTATTATAA
- a CDS encoding DUF2330 domain-containing protein, with protein MKKIISKLLITSAFLSVFTANNANAFCGFYVAKADTKIFNKASKVVITRNEDKNVITMASDYTGDVKEFAMIVPVPVSITKEQVHVTENKIVDHLDAFTSPRLVEYFDSDPCRKEERFIAFSAVGKMAQGGGNSASSLGITIEEEYTVGEYDIVILSAKESGGLIQWLNQNGYKVPHEAKDVVMSYIKQGIKFFVAKVNLAEYEKLGHKYLRPIQVAFESKKFMLPIRLGTVNADGAQELFIFTLTKDGRVEPTNYRTSRIPTDINVPLFVRKEFNNFYKAMFDEHVRKENMQTIMLEYAWDMGWCDPCASEPMSPEELRELGVFWVESLLNTGTSDSFASGGVGKRFIQPVNDVFVTRMHVRYDLEHFPDDIVFNETKDKANFQGRFIMNHPWNGESSCEEAKKYKDGLGVRFEEEAQNLAKLTGWKIEDIREKMKKDGQTTFKKPIKWYERIWPKN; from the coding sequence ATGAAAAAAATTATTTCTAAACTGTTAATTACTTCAGCCTTTCTTTCAGTTTTTACCGCAAATAATGCAAATGCATTTTGCGGATTTTATGTTGCTAAAGCTGATACGAAAATTTTTAATAAGGCATCTAAGGTAGTAATTACCCGCAACGAAGATAAAAATGTGATAACCATGGCAAGTGATTATACAGGCGATGTTAAAGAGTTCGCGATGATTGTTCCAGTGCCGGTTAGTATAACTAAAGAGCAAGTGCATGTAACTGAAAATAAAATAGTAGATCACTTGGATGCTTTTACTTCTCCCAGGCTTGTAGAGTATTTTGATTCTGATCCTTGTAGGAAAGAGGAAAGATTTATAGCATTTTCTGCTGTAGGCAAAATGGCTCAAGGAGGCGGTAATTCCGCATCGTCACTTGGGATCACGATTGAAGAAGAATATACGGTTGGTGAATATGATATAGTAATTTTATCAGCAAAAGAGAGCGGTGGGCTCATTCAGTGGCTAAATCAAAACGGTTACAAAGTTCCGCATGAGGCTAAAGATGTCGTGATGAGTTATATAAAGCAGGGAATAAAATTTTTCGTTGCTAAAGTAAACCTTGCTGAGTATGAAAAGCTTGGACATAAATATTTAAGGCCTATTCAGGTCGCTTTCGAATCAAAGAAATTTATGCTGCCGATTAGGCTCGGTACCGTTAATGCGGACGGCGCGCAGGAATTATTTATTTTTACCTTAACTAAGGACGGCAGAGTTGAGCCGACCAATTATAGAACCTCACGCATACCTACCGATATAAATGTTCCTCTCTTTGTCAGAAAGGAATTCAATAATTTTTATAAAGCTATGTTTGATGAGCATGTTAGAAAGGAGAATATGCAAACAATAATGCTTGAATATGCTTGGGATATGGGATGGTGCGATCCGTGTGCTTCAGAGCCGATGTCACCTGAAGAATTAAGAGAGCTCGGAGTATTCTGGGTGGAAAGCCTACTTAATACCGGCACAAGCGATTCTTTTGCATCAGGAGGTGTAGGAAAAAGATTTATCCAGCCGGTTAATGACGTGTTTGTAACCAGAATGCATGTCAGGTACGACCTTGAGCATTTCCCGGATGATATAGTATTTAACGAAACAAAAGACAAAGCTAATTTTCAGGGCAGATTTATTATGAATCATCCTTGGAACGGGGAAAGCAGCTGTGAAGAAGCTAAGAAGTATAAAGACGGTTTAGGTGTGAGATTTGAGGAAGAAGCACAAAACCTTGCGAAACTTACCGGGTGGAAAATAGAAGATATTAGAGAGAAAATGAAAAAAGACGGCCAAACTACTTTCAAAAAACCTATTAAATGGTATGAAAGAATCTGGCCGAAAAATTAA
- the rph gene encoding ribonuclease PH — translation MRENSRRHNELREISFDLNFINNAEGSCLVKFGNTHVACTATIDDRVPMFLRGKGSGWVTAEYGMLPRSTNTRMQREVSKGGLGGRTQEIQRLIGRSLRSIIDLKLLRERQIIIDCDVINADGGTRTAAITGGYIALYLACKKLLEDRIISKMPITSMISAVSCGIVDGSHLLDLDYFEDSSAEVDANFILTNDNKIIEIQATAEQKPYTQEDFLQMLELARVGTNQLFELQKQVLGI, via the coding sequence ATCAGAGAAAACAGCCGCCGACACAATGAACTTAGAGAAATTAGTTTTGACCTCAATTTCATTAATAATGCAGAAGGTTCATGTTTAGTTAAGTTTGGTAACACTCATGTAGCTTGCACAGCAACTATTGATGATAGGGTGCCGATGTTTTTAAGAGGTAAAGGAAGTGGTTGGGTGACTGCCGAATACGGTATGCTTCCTAGGTCTACTAATACTAGGATGCAGCGAGAGGTATCTAAGGGAGGTCTTGGCGGTAGAACTCAGGAAATCCAAAGATTAATAGGGCGTTCTTTAAGATCTATTATAGATTTAAAGCTGCTTAGAGAAAGACAGATTATAATTGATTGTGATGTAATAAATGCGGACGGCGGCACCAGGACGGCTGCAATCACAGGCGGGTATATAGCGTTATATTTAGCTTGTAAGAAATTATTGGAAGATAGAATAATTTCAAAAATGCCTATTACATCAATGATTTCAGCAGTTTCCTGTGGTATAGTTGATGGGTCGCATTTATTGGATTTAGATTATTTTGAAGACAGCAGCGCTGAGGTTGATGCTAATTTCATTTTAACTAATGATAATAAAATTATTGAAATTCAAGCAACCGCTGAACAAAAACCTTATACGCAAGAAGATTTTTTGCAGATGCTTGAGCTCGCAAGGGTAGGGACTAATCAGCTGTTTGAATTACAAAAACAGGTTTTAGGAATCTAG
- a CDS encoding RnfABCDGE type electron transport complex subunit D has product MQNTENIKRTDVRSYQMAAQVLFLTLGIYFLDFDINCFNVFIVALSTSLTQYICCLLFKQRFEAKNAVITGLSLSLVLRSNDLIIFILAGVVAIASKFIVRFNNRHIFNPAIFGLISVLLFSNSAWISPGQWGTLSWVLALLIIIGLFVAVKSNRLDVALAFISTYIVLTGARGFWLNEPLNLIFYQFENGAAFLFTFFTISDPKTTPQTSSRRIVFGIIAGVWAIILRYYFYNPYYIVYSLALTSGMVLLVRIILSFEYPKIFNKMSKAL; this is encoded by the coding sequence ATGCAAAATACAGAGAATATAAAGAGAACTGATGTCAGGTCATATCAAATGGCTGCACAAGTGCTTTTCCTAACGCTCGGCATATATTTTTTAGATTTTGATATTAATTGTTTTAATGTTTTTATCGTGGCTTTAAGCACCTCACTTACTCAATATATTTGTTGTCTTTTATTTAAGCAAAGATTTGAAGCAAAAAATGCGGTAATTACCGGGTTATCATTAAGCTTGGTGTTAAGAAGTAATGATCTTATAATTTTTATACTGGCGGGAGTAGTTGCTATTGCCTCAAAGTTTATTGTCAGGTTTAATAATCGTCATATATTTAACCCGGCAATCTTCGGGTTAATCAGTGTATTATTATTTTCAAATTCCGCCTGGATATCGCCTGGGCAGTGGGGGACTTTATCTTGGGTGCTGGCACTCTTAATTATAATCGGGTTGTTTGTCGCAGTGAAATCAAATAGGCTTGATGTTGCTTTGGCTTTTATTTCTACGTATATAGTATTAACCGGTGCGCGCGGATTTTGGCTTAATGAGCCTTTAAACCTTATTTTTTATCAGTTTGAAAACGGCGCGGCATTTTTGTTTACGTTTTTTACTATTTCCGATCCGAAAACTACGCCTCAAACTTCCTCTAGGCGAATAGTATTCGGTATTATTGCCGGAGTTTGGGCAATAATACTAAGATATTATTTTTATAATCCGTATTATATTGTGTACTCTTTAGCCTTAACATCAGGCATGGTATTACTGGTAAGAATTATTCTTTCTTTTGAGTACCCGAAAATTTTTAATAAAATGAGCAAAGCACTATGA